One Pseudomonas tolaasii NCPPB 2192 genomic window carries:
- a CDS encoding class II aldolase/adducin family protein: MSLAPVQSSQSVKDQVSAAEWQARVDLAACYRLVALHGWDDLIFTHISAKVPGTEDFLINPYGLMFHEITASSLVKVDQAGNKLMDSPYEINPAGYTIHSAIHEVRHDVTCVLHTHTAAGVAVAAQKQGVLPISQQSIFVLSSLAYHAYEGVALNHEEKARLQADLGENSFLMLHNHGLLTCGSTIADTFLMMFTFQRACEIQVLAQNGGAELIAIGPQILAGAKAMVAAVTKSAQGMGGALAWPALLRKLDSQDPGYKS, from the coding sequence GTGAGCCTAGCCCCTGTTCAATCGTCACAGAGTGTCAAAGACCAGGTCAGCGCTGCCGAGTGGCAAGCCCGTGTCGACCTCGCCGCTTGCTATCGCCTCGTGGCGCTGCACGGCTGGGACGACCTGATCTTCACCCACATCTCGGCCAAAGTGCCGGGCACCGAAGATTTTCTGATCAACCCCTACGGGCTGATGTTTCACGAAATCACGGCGTCGAGCCTGGTCAAGGTCGACCAGGCCGGCAACAAGCTGATGGACAGCCCCTACGAGATCAACCCCGCCGGCTACACCATCCACAGCGCCATCCATGAAGTGCGCCACGACGTCACCTGCGTGTTGCACACCCACACCGCCGCCGGTGTGGCGGTAGCCGCGCAGAAGCAAGGTGTGCTGCCTATCAGCCAGCAATCGATTTTCGTGCTGTCGAGCCTGGCCTATCACGCTTACGAAGGTGTGGCGCTGAACCACGAAGAGAAGGCGCGGTTGCAGGCCGACCTGGGTGAAAACAGCTTTCTGATGCTGCACAACCACGGTTTGCTCACCTGTGGCAGTACCATTGCCGACACCTTCCTGATGATGTTCACCTTCCAGCGTGCCTGCGAAATTCAGGTGCTGGCGCAAAACGGCGGGGCCGAGCTGATTGCCATCGGGCCGCAGATTCTCGCCGGGGCGAAGGCGATGGTGGCAGCTGTCACAAAGAGCGCTCAAGGTATGGGAGGCGCGCTGGCCTGGCCGGCGCTGCTGCGTAAACTCGACAGCCAAGACCCCGGGTATAAAAGCTGA
- a CDS encoding LrgB family protein: MKLELMPVFWLALTLGAYAFSRWIYRRTGRYVLSPLILVPALLLAVAVPMKTAYAEYSADTHWLMLVLGPVTVAFAVPIWQQRRLLARHWSALLLGMVAGSAASIATSFGLAKALALDSSVTMSLVPRSITTPFAMPVSSDLGGVPELTAVFVMFTGVFGAMLGGVLLKWLPLRTPLARGALFGVGAHGAGVSRAREVGGEEGSVAGLVMVLTGLLNLFAVPLLAALL, encoded by the coding sequence GTGAAGCTTGAGCTGATGCCGGTGTTCTGGCTCGCCCTGACGCTGGGCGCCTACGCTTTCAGCCGCTGGATTTACCGGCGCACCGGGCGTTATGTGCTGTCCCCGCTGATTCTGGTGCCCGCGCTGCTGCTGGCGGTCGCCGTGCCGATGAAAACCGCCTACGCCGAATATTCCGCCGACACCCATTGGCTGATGCTGGTGCTGGGCCCGGTGACTGTGGCCTTCGCGGTGCCGATCTGGCAACAGCGGCGGTTGCTGGCGCGCCATTGGTCGGCATTGTTGCTGGGCATGGTGGCGGGCAGCGCGGCGTCCATCGCCACCTCGTTCGGGCTGGCCAAGGCGCTGGCGCTGGACAGTTCGGTGACGATGTCGTTGGTGCCGCGCTCAATTACCACGCCGTTCGCCATGCCGGTGTCCTCCGACCTCGGCGGCGTACCGGAGCTTACCGCGGTATTTGTGATGTTCACCGGCGTGTTCGGCGCCATGCTCGGTGGCGTGTTGCTCAAGTGGCTGCCGCTGCGCACACCTCTGGCGCGCGGCGCCCTGTTTGGTGTGGGCGCACACGGCGCGGGGGTCAGCCGCGCACGGGAAGTGGGCGGTGAAGAGGGCTCGGTGGCGGGCCTGGTGATGGTGTTGACGGGCTTGCTCAACCTGTTCGCCGTGCCTTTATTGGCGGCGCTTCTCTGA
- a CDS encoding CidA/LrgA family protein, which yields MKRFTRLLTELLILLAIYLLGCELSVWFAWPIPGGVVGLGLLLATFASGLVKPAALELGAGVLMAEMLLFFIPALMSLLDYGGLLRNDGWRILLVIGFSTLSVMLVTAFTVEMVCRWRLRREA from the coding sequence ATGAAACGTTTCACCCGTTTGCTGACCGAACTGCTCATTTTGCTCGCCATCTACCTGCTGGGCTGCGAGTTGTCGGTGTGGTTCGCCTGGCCGATTCCTGGCGGCGTGGTGGGGCTGGGCCTGTTGTTGGCCACCTTCGCCAGCGGGTTGGTCAAGCCCGCCGCGCTGGAGTTGGGCGCGGGCGTGTTGATGGCCGAGATGCTGCTGTTTTTTATCCCGGCGCTGATGAGCCTGCTCGACTACGGTGGCCTGCTGCGCAATGACGGCTGGCGCATCCTGTTGGTGATCGGCTTCAGTACCTTGTCGGTGATGCTGGTGACCGCGTTTACCGTGGAAATGGTCTGCCGCTGGAGGCTGCGCCGTGAAGCTTGA
- a CDS encoding LysR family transcriptional regulator: MEFKQLRSFVEVIHRGGFTQAGKTLHISQSAVSKQVAQLEQSLGTPLLERTGSQIRLTAAGEVVLQRAEAMLRLQSELLSELDDMQQLTRGELRLGLPLLAGDTLFAGLYAEYRRRYPNVTIQLLEDGSRNIERAILNGELDVGGSLMPSDPAFAWQAFCDEPLDALLPMDHPLAQNAQVRLEELADTPFLMYQRSFVLNDRLMQACQQLGFTPREIGRSGQADFLAALVAAGQGVVLLPSVVARGLVRPGLVRLTLKAPDYLRWDIAFIWREGAYLSKAAQAWLALLREFPVSRAVQ, translated from the coding sequence ATGGAATTCAAACAGCTGCGCAGTTTTGTCGAAGTCATTCATCGCGGTGGGTTTACTCAAGCGGGTAAAACCCTGCACATCAGCCAGTCCGCCGTCAGCAAACAAGTGGCGCAGCTGGAGCAAAGCCTCGGCACACCGTTGCTGGAGCGCACGGGCTCGCAGATCCGCCTGACCGCCGCCGGCGAAGTGGTGCTGCAACGCGCCGAAGCCATGTTGCGTTTGCAGTCGGAATTGCTCAGCGAGCTGGATGACATGCAGCAACTGACCCGTGGCGAACTGCGCCTGGGCCTGCCGTTGCTGGCGGGCGACACCTTGTTTGCCGGCCTGTACGCCGAATACCGCCGGCGCTACCCCAATGTGACCATCCAACTGCTGGAAGACGGCAGCCGCAACATCGAGCGAGCGATTTTGAACGGTGAACTGGATGTGGGCGGCAGCCTGATGCCCAGCGATCCGGCCTTCGCCTGGCAGGCCTTTTGCGATGAGCCTTTGGATGCGTTGCTGCCGATGGATCACCCGCTGGCGCAAAACGCCCAGGTGCGCCTGGAAGAACTGGCGGACACACCGTTCCTGATGTACCAGCGCAGCTTTGTACTCAATGATCGCCTGATGCAGGCCTGTCAGCAGTTGGGCTTCACGCCCAGGGAAATCGGGCGCAGCGGTCAAGCGGACTTTTTGGCCGCGCTGGTCGCCGCCGGCCAAGGCGTGGTGCTGCTGCCCAGCGTGGTCGCCCGCGGGCTGGTGCGACCTGGCCTGGTGCGCCTGACCCTCAAGGCACCCGACTACCTGCGCTGGGACATTGCCTTTATCTGGCGTGAAGGCGCTTATCTGTCGAAAGCCGCCCAGGCCTGGCTGGCGTTGCTGCGCGAGTTTCCGGTCAGCCGCGCAGTGCAGTGA
- a CDS encoding flavodoxin produces the protein MKVAILSGSVYGTAEEVARHAAGILNAAGFEAWHNPRATLADVQAFAPEAFLAVTSTTGMGELPDNLQPLYSTIRDQLPAAWRGLPGAVIGLGDASYGDTFCGGGEQMRELFGELGVREVLPMLRLDASESVTPEADAEPWLAELVTALRG, from the coding sequence ATGAAAGTCGCCATCCTTTCCGGCTCGGTCTACGGCACGGCTGAAGAAGTCGCCCGCCACGCCGCCGGTATCCTCAACGCCGCCGGTTTCGAGGCCTGGCACAACCCGCGCGCCACCCTGGCCGACGTGCAGGCCTTTGCCCCCGAGGCGTTTCTGGCGGTGACCTCGACCACCGGCATGGGCGAATTGCCCGACAACCTGCAACCCCTGTATTCGACTATCCGTGACCAATTGCCCGCCGCCTGGCGCGGCCTGCCGGGTGCCGTGATCGGCCTGGGCGATGCGAGCTACGGCGACACCTTCTGCGGCGGCGGTGAGCAAATGCGTGAATTGTTCGGCGAGCTGGGCGTGCGCGAAGTGCTGCCGATGCTGCGCCTGGACGCCAGCGAAAGCGTTACCCCGGAAGCCGACGCCGAGCCGTGGCTGGCCGAACTGGTCACTGCACTGCGCGGCTGA
- a CDS encoding PAS domain-containing protein, with the protein MINANLMQMVVNASNDGITIAEREGRDKPLIYANPAFERMTGYHLDDILYQDCRFLQSGDRDQPGLMAIREALDSGGSCREILRNYRKDGTPFWNELSISTVYNEADRQTYFVGVQKDVTPQVKAQQRVAQLEAEVAALKDELAALKATSGVNKL; encoded by the coding sequence ATGATCAACGCCAACCTCATGCAAATGGTGGTCAACGCCTCCAACGACGGGATCACCATCGCCGAACGGGAGGGCCGCGACAAGCCGCTGATTTACGCCAACCCCGCCTTTGAGCGCATGACCGGCTACCACCTGGACGACATCCTGTATCAGGATTGCCGCTTTCTGCAGTCCGGTGACCGCGACCAGCCGGGGCTGATGGCCATTCGCGAGGCCCTCGACAGCGGCGGTTCGTGCCGTGAAATCCTGCGCAACTACCGCAAGGACGGCACGCCGTTCTGGAATGAGCTGTCGATTTCCACGGTGTACAACGAGGCTGACCGGCAGACGTATTTCGTCGGTGTTCAGAAAGACGTCACCCCTCAGGTGAAGGCCCAGCAACGGGTTGCACAGCTGGAAGCCGAAGTCGCCGCCCTGAAAGACGAATTGGCGGCGCTCAAGGCGACGAGCGGAGTTAACAAACTGTAA
- a CDS encoding MerR family transcriptional regulator → MPEIIAPQRRAATDSHADSEALFPIREVARLTGVNPVTLRAWERRYGLIQPTRTESGHRLYSGTDIDTVHRILDWIERGVAVSKVGKILARDELRSTPAATSRVDTELEWHQWQAQLRQAVGAFDDRQLDRLYGQILATYSTAVVFQDILMPLWQQLLRHHGSFGQASEWLFFDNFLRGRTAQRLQMICACAAPRVLLSAIAGECRELELLVAGLLMSSEKLAVKVLGMGQPFDELTLVCEKTRPHALVLFSNRAPGSELPSKLNRLALTLDCPLLLAGDASDLAEPNLTGSPVGCLGNDARWMQRRLQQYLSGQLDT, encoded by the coding sequence ATGCCTGAAATCATTGCTCCTCAGCGTAGGGCCGCAACCGACAGTCACGCTGATTCCGAAGCGCTGTTTCCGATTCGCGAAGTGGCACGTCTGACGGGCGTCAACCCGGTCACCTTGCGTGCCTGGGAGCGTCGCTACGGTTTGATTCAGCCCACGCGCACCGAAAGCGGGCACCGATTGTATTCGGGCACCGATATCGACACCGTGCACCGCATTCTCGACTGGATCGAGCGGGGCGTGGCGGTCAGCAAAGTGGGCAAGATCCTCGCGCGCGATGAGCTGCGCAGCACGCCGGCCGCGACCTCTCGAGTCGATACCGAACTGGAATGGCACCAGTGGCAAGCGCAGTTGCGCCAGGCCGTCGGCGCCTTTGATGACCGCCAGCTGGACCGCTTGTACGGCCAGATTCTCGCCACCTATTCAACGGCCGTGGTATTTCAAGACATCCTCATGCCGCTGTGGCAGCAGTTGTTGCGTCACCATGGCAGCTTTGGCCAGGCCAGCGAGTGGCTGTTCTTCGATAATTTCCTGCGCGGCCGCACGGCCCAGCGCCTGCAAATGATCTGTGCGTGTGCCGCGCCCCGCGTATTGCTGTCGGCGATTGCCGGCGAGTGCCGGGAGCTGGAACTGCTGGTGGCGGGCCTGTTGATGTCCAGCGAAAAACTGGCGGTAAAGGTATTGGGGATGGGGCAACCGTTCGATGAATTGACACTGGTCTGTGAAAAGACCCGGCCGCACGCCCTCGTACTGTTTTCCAATCGCGCGCCTGGCAGCGAGCTGCCATCAAAACTCAATCGGCTGGCACTGACGCTCGACTGCCCGTTGCTGCTGGCCGGTGATGCGTCGGATCTGGCCGAACCCAACCTTACAGGTTCGCCCGTCGGTTGCCTGGGCAACGACGCCCGCTGGATGCAGCGCCGCTTGCAGCAATACCTGAGCGGGCAGCTGGATACCTGA
- a CDS encoding antibiotic biosynthesis monooxygenase yields MSTSPVTLMVARRVAKGRYEELMAWLREGEQLATDFPGYLGSGVLAPPPHDDEFQIIFRFADEKTLHAWEFSASRSAWLSRGSELFADPSEHRVSGIDGWFGAVGARPPRWKQAVAIWLAFFPVSLLFNFGLGPLLGELDLFTRVLVSTLAVTPLMVYFFIPLSTHLLASWLHPAPPRAKATEAAA; encoded by the coding sequence ATGTCTACCTCTCCCGTCACCTTGATGGTTGCGCGCCGCGTGGCCAAAGGGCGCTACGAAGAACTGATGGCCTGGCTGCGCGAAGGCGAGCAATTGGCCACCGACTTCCCCGGTTACCTGGGTTCCGGCGTGCTGGCACCGCCGCCCCATGACGATGAATTCCAGATCATCTTCCGTTTCGCCGATGAAAAAACCCTGCATGCCTGGGAGTTTTCCGCCTCGCGCAGTGCGTGGCTGAGCCGTGGCAGCGAGTTGTTTGCCGACCCGTCCGAACATCGCGTGAGTGGCATCGACGGCTGGTTTGGCGCCGTGGGCGCAAGGCCGCCGCGCTGGAAACAGGCGGTGGCGATCTGGCTGGCGTTTTTCCCGGTGTCGCTGCTGTTCAATTTCGGCCTGGGCCCGCTGCTGGGCGAACTGGACCTGTTCACCCGCGTGCTGGTCAGCACCCTGGCAGTCACGCCGCTGATGGTTTATTTCTTCATCCCGCTGTCGACCCACCTGCTGGCGAGCTGGCTGCATCCCGCGCCGCCACGCGCCAAGGCCACCGAAGCCGCCGCTTGA
- the folM gene encoding dihydromonapterin reductase: protein MTATDAPILITGAGQRVGLHCAERLLDEGQPVIFSYRSERPGVDALRKRGAVGVFADFSSEAGILAFITELHTHTDSLRAIIHNASAWVAETPGDESRAFGDMFSVHMLAPYLINLHCSALLRRSTPADIVHISDDVVRKGSRQHIAYCATKAGLDSLTLSFAAQFAPLIKVNGIAPAMVMFNDGDDATYRAKVLAKAALGIEPGPEVIYQSVRYLLDNPYVTGTTLTVNGGRHIK, encoded by the coding sequence ATGACAGCAACAGACGCCCCGATCCTGATCACCGGTGCCGGCCAGCGCGTCGGCCTGCATTGCGCCGAGCGCTTGCTGGACGAAGGCCAGCCGGTGATTTTCAGCTACCGCAGCGAACGCCCGGGCGTCGACGCCTTGCGCAAGCGTGGCGCGGTCGGCGTGTTTGCCGACTTCTCCAGCGAGGCGGGGATTCTCGCCTTCATCACCGAACTGCACACCCACACCGACAGCCTGCGTGCGATCATCCACAACGCTTCGGCCTGGGTCGCAGAAACGCCCGGCGACGAAAGCCGCGCATTCGGCGACATGTTCAGCGTGCACATGCTTGCGCCGTACTTGATCAACCTGCATTGTTCAGCCTTGCTGCGACGCTCGACACCGGCCGACATCGTGCACATCAGCGACGACGTGGTGCGCAAGGGCAGCCGCCAGCACATCGCCTATTGCGCCACCAAGGCCGGGCTCGACAGCCTCACCTTGTCGTTTGCCGCCCAGTTCGCGCCGTTGATCAAGGTCAACGGCATCGCCCCGGCGATGGTGATGTTCAACGACGGCGACGACGCGACCTACCGCGCCAAGGTGCTGGCCAAGGCGGCGCTGGGCATTGAGCCCGGGCCCGAGGTGATCTACCAGAGCGTGCGTTACCTGCTGGACAACCCCTATGTCACCGGTACCACCCTGACCGTCAACGGCGGGCGGCATATCAAGTAA
- the folE gene encoding GTP cyclohydrolase I FolE translates to MTLSLPQHYREILKSLGEDPEREGLLDTPKRAAKAMQYLCHGYEQDLDTIVNGALFASDNDEMVILKDIELYSLCEHHLLPFIGKAHVAYIPTGKVLGLSKLARIVDMYARRLQIQENLTRQIADAIQQVTQAAGVAVVIEAQHMCMMMRGVEKQNSTMNTSVMLGAFRESNTTRMEFLQLIGRSK, encoded by the coding sequence ATGACCTTGTCCCTGCCACAACACTACCGCGAAATTCTCAAGAGCCTGGGCGAAGACCCGGAGCGCGAAGGCTTGCTCGACACGCCCAAGCGCGCCGCCAAGGCCATGCAATACCTGTGTCACGGCTACGAGCAAGACCTGGACACCATCGTCAACGGCGCGCTGTTCGCCTCTGACAATGACGAGATGGTGATCCTCAAGGACATCGAGTTGTACTCGTTGTGCGAGCATCATTTGTTGCCGTTTATCGGCAAGGCCCACGTGGCCTACATTCCGACCGGCAAGGTACTGGGCCTGTCGAAGCTGGCGCGCATTGTGGATATGTACGCGCGGCGCCTGCAGATACAGGAAAACCTCACGCGGCAAATTGCCGACGCCATCCAGCAGGTGACCCAGGCGGCCGGCGTGGCCGTGGTGATCGAAGCCCAGCACATGTGCATGATGATGCGCGGCGTGGAAAAACAGAATTCAACCATGAACACCTCGGTGATGCTCGGCGCGTTCCGCGAGTCGAACACCACGCGCATGGAGTTCCTGCAACTGATCGGACGGAGCAAGTAG
- the folX gene encoding dihydroneopterin triphosphate 2'-epimerase, with the protein MPQLQPGMARIRVKDLCLRTFIGINEDEILNKQDVLINLTILYAAQEAVRDNDIDHALNYRTITKAIIAHVEGNRFALLERLTQELLDLVMSNESVLYAEVEVDKPHALRFAESVSITLAASR; encoded by the coding sequence ATGCCACAACTTCAACCAGGCATGGCGCGCATCCGGGTCAAGGACCTGTGCCTGCGCACTTTTATCGGCATCAACGAGGACGAGATCCTCAACAAGCAGGACGTGCTGATCAACCTGACCATCCTGTATGCCGCCCAGGAAGCCGTGCGCGACAATGACATCGACCACGCGCTGAACTACCGCACCATCACCAAGGCGATCATCGCCCACGTCGAAGGCAACCGCTTTGCCTTGCTGGAGCGCCTGACCCAGGAATTGCTGGACCTGGTGATGAGCAATGAGTCGGTGCTGTACGCCGAAGTCGAAGTGGACAAACCCCACGCGCTGCGGTTTGCCGAGTCGGTTTCGATTACCCTGGCGGCCAGCCGCTAA
- a CDS encoding DUF1244 domain-containing protein — translation MNDQQRLELEAAAFRRLVAHLDSRKDVQNIDLMNLSGFCRNCLSKWYKAEADERHIELSLDDAREVVYGMPYAEWKAQYQKEASADQQAAFAKGKPHD, via the coding sequence ATGAACGATCAACAACGCCTCGAACTCGAAGCCGCCGCCTTCCGCCGGCTGGTGGCGCACCTGGACAGCCGCAAGGATGTGCAGAACATTGACCTGATGAACCTCTCGGGCTTCTGCCGCAACTGCTTGTCCAAGTGGTACAAGGCCGAGGCCGACGAGCGCCACATCGAGCTGAGCCTCGATGACGCCCGCGAAGTGGTGTACGGCATGCCGTACGCCGAGTGGAAAGCCCAATACCAGAAAGAAGCCAGCGCCGATCAACAAGCGGCGTTCGCCAAAGGAAAACCCCATGACTGA
- a CDS encoding HopJ type III effector protein, translated as MTDLNTLRASLNSGEHVFADTLAFVAAGYDYQPQAFTNGDVENAAGQNEGSCKTLGLALLEGLSDQEALLAFGEHYRSVVATPEGSDHGNIRALIAHGLAGVKFSAQPLTRR; from the coding sequence ATGACTGATTTGAACACCCTGCGTGCCAGCCTCAACAGCGGCGAACATGTTTTTGCCGACACCCTGGCGTTTGTTGCCGCCGGTTACGACTACCAGCCCCAAGCCTTTACCAACGGCGACGTGGAAAATGCCGCCGGCCAGAACGAAGGCTCGTGCAAGACCCTGGGCCTGGCGCTGCTGGAAGGCCTGAGCGACCAGGAAGCGCTGCTGGCGTTTGGCGAGCATTACCGTTCAGTGGTGGCGACGCCTGAGGGCAGCGATCACGGTAATATTCGTGCGTTGATTGCCCATGGTTTGGCCGGTGTGAAGTTCAGCGCACAGCCCCTGACCCGCCGCTGA
- the trxB gene encoding thioredoxin-disulfide reductase: MSDTRHSRVIILGSGPAGYSAAVYAARANLKPLLITGMQAGGQLTTTTEVDNWPGDVHGLTGPVLMERMKEHAERFETEIVFDHINKVDFSKKPYSLTGDSGVYTCDALIIATGASARYLGLPSEEAFMGKGVSACATCDGFFYRNKPVAVVGGGNTAVEEALYLANIASTVTLVHRRETFRAEKILIDKLHARVAEGKIILKLNATLDEVLGDNMGVTGARLKNNDGSFDELKVDGVFIAIGHTPNTSLFEGVLEAKDGYLVVQGGREGNATATNIEGIFAAGDVADHVYRQAITSAGAGCMAALDAERYLDGLKDASF, encoded by the coding sequence ATGTCTGATACCCGTCATTCGCGAGTGATTATTCTCGGTTCCGGCCCTGCCGGTTACAGCGCTGCCGTCTACGCTGCCCGGGCCAACCTCAAGCCGCTGCTGATCACCGGCATGCAGGCGGGCGGTCAGTTGACCACCACCACCGAAGTCGACAACTGGCCGGGCGACGTTCACGGCCTGACCGGTCCGGTGCTGATGGAACGCATGAAAGAACACGCCGAGCGCTTTGAGACCGAGATCGTTTTCGACCACATCAACAAAGTCGACTTCTCGAAAAAGCCTTACAGCCTGACCGGCGACAGCGGCGTCTACACCTGTGACGCGCTGATCATCGCCACCGGCGCCAGCGCCCGTTACCTGGGCCTGCCATCGGAAGAAGCGTTCATGGGCAAAGGCGTTTCGGCCTGCGCGACCTGCGACGGTTTCTTCTACCGCAACAAGCCGGTGGCTGTGGTCGGTGGCGGTAACACGGCCGTGGAAGAGGCGCTGTACCTGGCCAACATCGCCAGCACCGTGACCCTGGTTCACCGCCGCGAGACCTTCCGCGCCGAGAAGATCCTGATCGACAAGCTGCACGCCCGTGTCGCTGAAGGCAAAATCATCCTCAAGCTCAACGCCACCCTGGACGAAGTCCTGGGCGACAACATGGGCGTGACCGGTGCCCGCCTGAAAAACAACGACGGCAGCTTCGACGAGCTGAAAGTCGATGGCGTGTTCATCGCCATCGGCCACACCCCGAACACCTCGCTGTTCGAGGGCGTGCTGGAAGCCAAAGACGGCTACCTGGTGGTGCAGGGAGGCCGTGAAGGCAACGCCACCGCCACCAACATCGAAGGCATCTTCGCCGCCGGTGACGTGGCTGACCACGTGTACCGCCAGGCCATCACCTCGGCCGGCGCCGGTTGCATGGCGGCCCTGGATGCCGAGCGTTACCTCGACGGGTTGAAGGACGCTTCGTTCTAA
- the cysZ gene encoding sulfate transporter CysZ: MPAPALSGPQYLREGLKLVLSPGLRLFVLLPLAINLVLFVGLIYFAGHQFSLWVDHLMPTLPSWLSFFSYILWPLFVVLVVLMVFFTFTMLANIIAAPFNGFLSEKVEVVVRGTDDFPAFSWGELVAMVPRTLAREMRKLGYFLPRAIGLFILSFIPVVNLVAAPLWLLFGVWMMAIQYIDYPADNHKLGWNEMLAWLRQKRWQSMSFGGIVYLVLLVPVVNLLMMPAAVAGATLFWVREQGAEAMAQQQKVTKS, from the coding sequence ATGCCCGCCCCTGCTCTTTCCGGCCCGCAATACCTGCGTGAAGGCCTCAAACTGGTGCTGAGCCCCGGCCTGCGGCTGTTTGTGCTGCTGCCGCTGGCGATCAACCTGGTGCTGTTCGTCGGTTTGATCTACTTCGCTGGCCATCAATTCAGCCTGTGGGTCGACCACTTGATGCCGACGCTGCCGAGCTGGCTGAGTTTCTTCAGCTATATCCTCTGGCCCTTGTTCGTGGTGCTGGTGGTGCTGATGGTGTTTTTCACCTTCACCATGCTGGCCAATATCATCGCGGCGCCGTTCAACGGCTTTCTTTCGGAGAAAGTCGAAGTGGTGGTGCGCGGCACCGATGACTTCCCGGCATTCAGCTGGGGCGAACTGGTGGCCATGGTCCCGCGCACCCTGGCGCGGGAAATGCGCAAGCTGGGTTACTTCCTGCCCCGGGCCATCGGCCTGTTTATCCTGTCGTTCATTCCGGTGGTCAACCTGGTTGCTGCGCCGCTGTGGCTGCTGTTCGGCGTGTGGATGATGGCGATCCAGTACATCGACTACCCGGCCGACAACCACAAGCTGGGCTGGAACGAAATGCTCGCCTGGCTGCGCCAGAAACGCTGGCAGAGCATGAGCTTCGGCGGGATTGTATACCTGGTGTTGCTGGTGCCAGTGGTCAACCTGCTGATGATGCCGGCGGCAGTGGCCGGGGCAACCTTGTTCTGGGTGCGCGAACAAGGCGCCGAGGCGATGGCACAGCAACAAAAAGTGACCAAGTCATAA